The Pseudofrankia inefficax genome window below encodes:
- a CDS encoding carboxymuconolactone decarboxylase family protein: MARIEPLPLKQWPKEMRQVLAALEPPGTPARLSPEGRSKALNTLGVYAHHTTLAQAFFTFNGHILSTSTLSDRQRELIVLRVAALRKAGYEWLQHTFIARDAGLSDEEIQRIALGPDAPLWDPLDAATLRAVDELIADGKIGDGTWAVLVEKLEVKQILDVIFTVGAYETLAYMISSFDIEIDDDMREAVARRQSPTA; this comes from the coding sequence ATGGCACGCATCGAGCCGCTCCCGCTCAAGCAGTGGCCCAAGGAGATGCGGCAGGTGCTGGCCGCCCTGGAGCCGCCGGGCACGCCTGCTCGGCTGTCCCCTGAGGGCCGTTCGAAGGCTTTGAACACGCTCGGCGTGTACGCGCACCACACGACGCTCGCGCAGGCGTTCTTCACGTTCAACGGCCACATCCTGTCGACGAGCACGCTGTCCGACCGTCAGCGCGAGCTGATCGTGCTGCGGGTCGCCGCGCTGCGCAAGGCGGGCTACGAGTGGCTGCAGCACACCTTCATCGCACGTGACGCGGGCCTGTCCGACGAGGAGATCCAGCGGATCGCGCTCGGGCCGGACGCCCCGCTGTGGGACCCGCTGGACGCGGCCACGCTGCGCGCGGTGGACGAGCTGATCGCCGACGGCAAGATCGGCGACGGGACCTGGGCCGTTCTGGTCGAGAAGCTAGAGGTCAAGCAGATCCTGGATGTGATCTTCACGGTGGGCGCGTATGAGACGCTCGCCTACATGATCAGTTCGTTCGACATCGAGATCGACGACGACATGCGCGAGGCCGTCGCCCGCCGCCAGTCGCCGACCGCCTAG
- a CDS encoding aromatic ring-hydroxylating oxygenase subunit alpha, protein MAHFPKPAEGSWTAHYPDLSTADASYEDSISPEHYELERKAIFGKTWLNVGRVEQLPKVGSYFTKEIDAARSSVIIVRTADGIKAFHNVCRHRGNKLVWQDYPREETSGTARQFICKYHAWRYDLGGACTFVQQESEFFDLDKAKYSLADVRLDIWEGFIFINFDKDGTQSLADYLGPLAADLVGYPWGEMTSVFKYKSEIGANWKLFIDAFAEFYHAPVLHNRQATAEESRKLQQYGYEALYYKIDGPHSMVSSWGGMSPPKDPKMVKPIERELRTGLFGPWDKPFDITLPPGLNPARHKAWGVDSFVFFPNFMILVWEPGWYLTYHYWPTSVNSHTFEAALYFAPPKDALERLRQEMAAATFKEYGLQDANTLEATQTMLESRAVSEFPLNDQEILLRHLHQTARAFCAEFVKSTPGATPSPALV, encoded by the coding sequence ATGGCTCACTTCCCGAAGCCAGCTGAGGGCAGCTGGACGGCGCACTATCCCGACCTGAGCACGGCGGATGCCTCCTACGAGGACTCGATCTCGCCCGAGCACTACGAGCTCGAGCGCAAGGCGATCTTCGGGAAGACGTGGCTGAACGTCGGCAGGGTCGAGCAGCTCCCGAAGGTGGGCAGCTACTTCACCAAGGAGATCGACGCCGCTCGGTCCTCGGTGATCATCGTGCGGACCGCTGACGGCATCAAGGCGTTCCACAACGTCTGCCGCCACCGTGGCAACAAGCTGGTCTGGCAGGACTACCCGCGCGAGGAGACCTCGGGCACGGCGCGGCAGTTCATCTGCAAGTACCACGCCTGGCGCTACGACCTGGGCGGCGCCTGCACCTTCGTCCAGCAGGAGTCGGAGTTCTTCGACCTGGACAAGGCGAAGTACAGCCTCGCCGATGTCCGCCTGGACATCTGGGAAGGCTTCATCTTCATCAACTTCGACAAGGACGGCACCCAGTCCCTTGCCGACTACCTCGGGCCGCTGGCCGCCGACCTCGTCGGCTACCCGTGGGGCGAGATGACCTCGGTCTTCAAGTACAAGTCCGAGATCGGCGCCAACTGGAAGCTGTTCATCGACGCGTTCGCGGAGTTCTACCACGCGCCGGTGCTGCACAACCGCCAGGCGACGGCGGAGGAGTCCCGCAAGCTGCAGCAGTACGGGTACGAGGCGCTGTACTACAAGATCGACGGCCCGCACTCGATGGTCTCCAGCTGGGGCGGCATGTCCCCGCCGAAGGACCCGAAGATGGTCAAGCCGATCGAGCGGGAGCTGCGCACCGGCCTGTTCGGCCCGTGGGACAAGCCGTTCGACATCACGCTGCCGCCCGGCCTGAACCCGGCCCGGCACAAGGCGTGGGGCGTCGACTCGTTCGTCTTCTTCCCGAACTTCATGATTCTGGTCTGGGAGCCGGGCTGGTACCTCACGTACCACTACTGGCCGACCTCGGTGAACTCGCACACCTTCGAGGCCGCGCTGTACTTCGCGCCGCCGAAGGACGCCCTTGAGCGGCTCCGCCAGGAAATGGCGGCCGCGACGTTCAAGGAGTACGGCCTGCAGGACGCGAACACTCTCGAGGCGACCCAGACCATGCTGGAGTCGCGGGCGGTCAGCGAGTTCCCGCTGAACGACCAGGAGATCCTGCTGCGTCACCTGCACCAGACCGCGCGCGCCTTCTGCGCGGAGTTCGTCAAGAGCACCCCCGGCGCCACGCCGTCCCCGGCGCTGGTCTGA
- a CDS encoding (2Fe-2S)-binding protein gives MAELPVRLTVNGKAVEHPAEPRMTLADFLRERCGLTGTHLGCEHGACGACTVLVDGAAVRSCLMFAVQADGFDVTTVEGIAAPDGTLSPVQAAMRDCHGLQCGFCTPGFVVSITALLRDNPAPTDEQIREGLSGNFCRCTGYQGIIAAVHQAAASAGQPTA, from the coding sequence ATGGCTGAGCTGCCGGTCCGCCTCACCGTCAACGGCAAGGCGGTCGAGCACCCCGCCGAACCCCGGATGACGCTGGCCGACTTCCTGCGCGAGCGCTGCGGCCTGACCGGCACACATCTGGGGTGCGAGCACGGTGCCTGCGGGGCCTGCACGGTGCTGGTCGACGGGGCCGCCGTCAGGTCCTGTCTCATGTTCGCCGTCCAGGCCGACGGGTTCGACGTGACGACCGTCGAGGGCATCGCCGCCCCCGACGGCACCCTCTCCCCGGTCCAGGCGGCGATGCGCGACTGCCACGGCCTGCAGTGCGGCTTCTGCACCCCGGGCTTCGTCGTCTCGATCACCGCGCTGCTGCGGGACAACCCGGCCCCGACCGACGAGCAGATCCGCGAGGGCCTCTCCGGCAACTTCTGCCGCTGCACGGGTTACCAGGGAATCATCGCCGCCGTCCACCAGGCCGCGGCCTCGGCCGGTCAGCCGACGGCGTAG
- a CDS encoding FAD binding domain-containing protein, producing the protein MKSATFEYHRPETLAEALALLAELGDEAKLLAGGQSLVPMLALRLAYFDHLIDIARLPELRGIAVADGWLRVGAGETEAAVGRDAVVSGAVPLLTRATPLIGHFQIRNRGTLCGSVAHADPAGEYPTVALTLDAEMVAASASGGERTIAGAEFFTGLWSTALEPDEMLVAVRFPVWSGRAGFAVEEFARRSGDFAIAGAAVAVELDGDDRVARAAIGLLGMASVPLRAPAAERAVVGQRVDTLDPAELGALAMSELDDVPADLQGSAAYRTRVGATMVTRAWTSAIKEAAGQTAGAEGAIHG; encoded by the coding sequence ATGAAGTCGGCGACGTTCGAGTACCACCGCCCGGAAACCCTCGCCGAGGCGCTCGCGCTGCTGGCCGAGCTCGGCGACGAGGCCAAGCTGCTGGCCGGAGGGCAAAGCCTGGTGCCGATGCTGGCACTGCGCCTCGCCTACTTCGACCATCTGATCGATATCGCCCGCCTGCCCGAGCTGCGGGGCATCGCCGTGGCCGACGGCTGGCTGCGGGTCGGCGCCGGCGAGACCGAGGCGGCGGTCGGGCGCGACGCCGTGGTGTCCGGCGCGGTTCCGCTGCTTACCCGAGCGACGCCGCTCATCGGTCATTTCCAGATCCGCAACCGCGGCACGCTGTGCGGGTCGGTCGCGCACGCCGACCCGGCCGGGGAGTACCCGACCGTGGCGCTCACCCTCGACGCGGAGATGGTCGCCGCCTCGGCGTCGGGCGGTGAGCGGACGATCGCCGGGGCCGAGTTCTTCACCGGCCTGTGGAGCACCGCGCTGGAACCGGACGAGATGCTCGTCGCCGTCCGGTTCCCGGTGTGGAGTGGTCGGGCCGGGTTCGCGGTGGAGGAGTTCGCCCGCCGGTCGGGCGACTTCGCCATCGCCGGCGCGGCCGTCGCCGTCGAGCTGGACGGCGACGACCGGGTCGCCCGCGCGGCGATCGGCCTGTTGGGGATGGCGTCGGTCCCGCTGCGCGCCCCGGCCGCCGAGCGGGCCGTCGTCGGGCAGCGGGTCGACACGCTGGACCCGGCGGAGCTCGGGGCGCTCGCGATGAGCGAGCTGGACGACGTCCCCGCGGACCTGCAGGGCTCGGCCGCCTATCGAACCCGGGTCGGCGCGACGATGGTCACCCGGGCGTGGACGTCCGCGATCAAGGAGGCGGCCGGCCAGACCGCCGGAGCCGAGGGAGCCATCCATGGCTGA
- a CDS encoding cytochrome P450, with product MTTDTAIAWDPYTKAYAADPYPIFQRLREEVPLYYNEQYDFFAVTRFSDIERGLPDWKTFSSAKGGILEIIKSGMELPPGTLIFEDPPAHDIHRKLLSRVFTPKRVLGLEQQIRDFCVRTLDPLIGEKQFDMCSAFTTEFPMRVIGMLLGIPEADQASIRDAGNDALRTEDGGQMDLSEGALLSGEYFGDYIDWRRDHPSDDLMTELIRAEFTDENGVTRTLTRDEILTYVTVVAGAGNETTGRLIGWATSTLAKFPEARAELVADPSLIPNAIEELLRFEPPGHAIGRYVTTDVEFHGQPVPAGSAILFVVAAANRDPARYPDPNTFNIRRQIGQQLTFGLGGHYCLGAALARLEGRVALEEILKHFPSWDVDWDNANLASTSTVRGWESLPITIG from the coding sequence GTGACGACCGACACCGCCATTGCCTGGGATCCCTACACCAAGGCCTACGCCGCGGACCCGTACCCGATCTTCCAGCGGCTCCGCGAGGAGGTCCCGCTCTACTACAACGAGCAGTACGACTTCTTCGCGGTCACCCGGTTCTCCGACATCGAGCGCGGACTGCCGGACTGGAAGACGTTCTCGTCCGCCAAGGGCGGCATCCTGGAAATCATCAAGTCGGGCATGGAGCTGCCGCCCGGGACCCTCATCTTCGAGGACCCGCCGGCCCACGACATCCACCGCAAGCTGCTGTCCAGGGTCTTCACCCCGAAGCGGGTCCTCGGGCTGGAGCAGCAGATCCGTGACTTCTGCGTGCGCACCCTCGACCCGCTGATCGGCGAGAAGCAGTTCGACATGTGCAGCGCCTTCACCACAGAGTTCCCGATGCGTGTCATCGGCATGCTGCTCGGGATTCCCGAGGCTGACCAGGCCAGCATCCGCGACGCCGGCAACGACGCGCTGCGCACCGAGGACGGCGGCCAGATGGACCTCTCCGAGGGCGCCCTGCTGTCGGGCGAGTACTTCGGCGACTACATCGACTGGCGCCGCGACCACCCGTCGGACGACCTCATGACGGAGCTGATCCGGGCCGAGTTCACCGACGAGAACGGCGTCACCCGCACGCTCACCCGCGACGAGATCCTGACCTACGTCACCGTCGTCGCCGGCGCCGGCAACGAGACGACGGGCCGGCTGATCGGCTGGGCCACGTCGACGCTCGCGAAGTTCCCCGAGGCCCGCGCCGAGCTGGTCGCCGACCCGTCGCTGATCCCGAACGCGATCGAGGAACTGCTGCGGTTCGAGCCGCCCGGCCACGCGATCGGGCGCTACGTCACCACCGACGTCGAGTTCCACGGCCAGCCGGTCCCCGCGGGCTCGGCGATCCTGTTCGTCGTCGCCGCCGCGAACCGGGACCCAGCCCGGTACCCGGACCCGAACACCTTCAACATCCGTCGCCAGATCGGCCAGCAGCTGACCTTCGGCCTCGGTGGCCACTACTGCCTCGGCGCGGCGCTGGCCCGCCTCGAAGGCCGGGTGGCGCTGGAGGAGATCCTCAAGCACTTCCCCAGCTGGGACGTGGACTGGGACAACGCCAACCTCGCCTCGACCTCGACCGTCCGCGGCTGGGAGTCCCTCCCGATCACGATCGGCTGA
- a CDS encoding SRPBCC family protein, producing the protein MELVNEFRVPLPVANAWELLTDPERIAPCMPGAQLLSVDGADFHGAVKVKVGPIVAQYKGKATFQETDTTAHRAVIKADGKESRGQGNASAIVTMVLTPDGDETGVHLTTDLTISGKAAQFGRGVLADVSSKLVAQFVRNLEADILASRDAPPAAETPVTETPAVETIAAEAPAAEAPAAETAAVETPVVEPPVAEAPGAEITAATPAAVEEAPVAGSPAAPAPTASAPIAKASVAQATSTTASTPGRPVVAAPVADAPVNLLGVVAWPLLKRALPVIGAVVLALLIWLVVRAAQS; encoded by the coding sequence GTGGAGTTAGTCAACGAGTTCCGCGTTCCGCTACCCGTCGCCAACGCGTGGGAGCTGCTCACCGACCCGGAACGGATCGCGCCCTGCATGCCCGGCGCGCAGCTGCTCTCGGTCGACGGCGCGGACTTCCACGGCGCGGTGAAGGTCAAGGTCGGCCCCATCGTCGCCCAGTACAAGGGCAAGGCCACCTTTCAGGAGACGGACACGACGGCGCACCGGGCCGTCATCAAGGCGGACGGCAAGGAATCCCGCGGCCAGGGCAACGCGAGTGCCATCGTCACGATGGTCCTGACCCCGGACGGCGACGAGACGGGCGTCCACCTGACGACCGATCTCACGATCTCCGGGAAAGCCGCCCAGTTCGGGCGGGGCGTGCTGGCCGACGTCAGCTCGAAGCTCGTCGCGCAGTTCGTCCGCAACCTGGAGGCCGACATCCTGGCCTCGCGCGACGCTCCGCCGGCGGCGGAGACGCCTGTAACCGAAACTCCGGCCGTCGAAACAATTGCCGCCGAAGCTCCGGCCGCCGAAGCTCCGGCCGCTGAAACGGCGGCCGTCGAAACGCCAGTGGTCGAACCGCCGGTCGCCGAGGCGCCTGGTGCCGAGATCACGGCCGCCACGCCGGCGGCCGTGGAAGAGGCTCCGGTGGCCGGGTCCCCGGCCGCCCCCGCGCCGACCGCCTCGGCTCCCATCGCCAAGGCATCGGTGGCCCAGGCGACCTCGACGACGGCGTCGACGCCCGGGCGTCCGGTCGTCGCCGCCCCGGTGGCGGACGCTCCGGTCAACCTGCTCGGCGTGGTCGCCTGGCCGCTGCTGAAGCGGGCGTTGCCGGTGATCGGCGCTGTCGTGCTCGCCCTGCTCATCTGGCTCGTGGTCCGCGCGGCCCAGAGCTGA
- a CDS encoding xanthine dehydrogenase family protein molybdopterin-binding subunit: MTDTVMAPAVAQPPFAGRRVRRVEDARLLTGHGTFVDDIQRPGMLHACFVRSPFARALINGIDGSAALDLPGVHAVYTAADLNPEVHEAWYSSYGPKVPDTPRPPLAVDEVRFVGDPVALVIAESRYIAEDAAELVDVDYEPLTAAADYREARGSEAVVHAAFPDNVAGGLAGPPLAVVEPAFAAAAYVADETFYQQAYQAVPMETRGLVVEWVPGPDGPDSGELTVWAATQTPHEVRAFGARLLGLDPDRVRVIMRDTGGGFGQKVVPMREDMCLLLVARKVPAPVKWIEDRRENLMSAGQARHEHGRARIAFDADAAITAVSLEHVQDCGSYPTPWPVGASGAVGLLYPGPYKVPLASWQSSTVFSNTAGRTAYRGPWQFESVAREVLLDIAARDMGLDPVELRRRNMIGRDDQPYPNPAGMPPYDHSSPLETFELALKILGYDAFRAEQAAARKEGRYLGVGTGTYIEPTATGQPYYASEGAVIRIDSTGLVTVIVNGGAAGNSLETTVIQLTADALGVDFDQVVTIQGDTAVTPFGAGTAGSRSGSAMAGAVAATATVLRAKLTALAAERLGVPRDAITLADGRASAGEASVSYGELASPDGVEATATHTQTAPMLWSNATHVCTCEVDIATGKVTLLRYVVGEDVGPMINPNVVEGQIAGGTVQGIGGALLEHMVYDADGNPMASTFVDYLLPTSTEVPHIEYGHMETPAPGPGGHKGAGEGGAIGAPPAVINAVADALAPLGVKITELPLSPSALVELLVAAGH, from the coding sequence ATGACCGATACCGTGATGGCCCCGGCCGTGGCACAGCCTCCCTTCGCCGGTCGAAGGGTGCGACGGGTCGAGGACGCCCGCCTGCTCACGGGCCACGGCACGTTCGTCGACGACATCCAGCGGCCGGGGATGCTGCACGCCTGCTTCGTGCGCAGCCCGTTCGCCCGGGCGCTGATCAACGGCATCGACGGCTCGGCCGCGCTCGACCTGCCGGGGGTGCACGCGGTCTACACGGCGGCCGACCTGAACCCCGAGGTGCACGAGGCCTGGTACAGCTCGTACGGCCCGAAGGTCCCGGACACGCCCCGCCCGCCGCTGGCCGTCGACGAGGTCCGGTTCGTGGGCGACCCGGTCGCGCTGGTCATCGCCGAGAGCCGGTACATCGCCGAGGACGCGGCCGAGCTGGTCGACGTCGACTACGAGCCGCTGACGGCCGCCGCCGACTACCGGGAGGCCCGCGGCTCCGAGGCCGTGGTGCACGCGGCCTTCCCGGACAACGTCGCGGGCGGGCTCGCCGGTCCGCCGCTGGCCGTGGTCGAGCCGGCCTTCGCCGCCGCCGCTTACGTCGCGGACGAGACCTTCTACCAGCAGGCGTACCAGGCGGTCCCGATGGAGACCCGCGGCCTGGTCGTCGAGTGGGTACCCGGCCCCGACGGCCCGGACAGCGGCGAGCTGACGGTCTGGGCCGCCACCCAGACCCCGCACGAGGTGCGAGCGTTCGGCGCCCGCCTGCTCGGTCTCGACCCGGACCGGGTCCGGGTGATCATGCGGGACACCGGCGGCGGCTTCGGGCAGAAGGTCGTCCCGATGCGCGAGGACATGTGCCTCCTGCTGGTCGCCCGCAAGGTGCCGGCGCCGGTGAAGTGGATCGAGGACCGCCGGGAGAACCTGATGTCCGCCGGGCAGGCCCGCCACGAGCACGGCCGGGCCCGGATCGCCTTCGACGCCGACGCCGCCATCACGGCCGTGAGCCTCGAACACGTCCAGGACTGCGGCTCCTACCCGACACCCTGGCCGGTCGGCGCGTCCGGGGCCGTCGGCCTGCTCTATCCGGGGCCGTACAAGGTGCCGCTGGCCTCCTGGCAGTCGTCGACGGTCTTCTCGAACACCGCGGGGCGCACGGCCTACCGCGGGCCGTGGCAGTTCGAGTCGGTCGCCCGCGAGGTACTGCTGGACATCGCCGCGCGCGACATGGGCCTCGACCCGGTCGAGCTGCGCCGCCGCAACATGATCGGCCGCGACGACCAGCCGTACCCGAACCCGGCCGGCATGCCGCCGTACGACCACTCCTCGCCGCTGGAGACCTTCGAGTTGGCGCTGAAGATCCTCGGCTACGACGCCTTCCGGGCGGAGCAGGCCGCGGCCCGCAAGGAGGGCCGCTACCTGGGGGTCGGCACGGGCACGTACATCGAGCCGACCGCCACCGGCCAGCCGTACTACGCCTCGGAGGGCGCGGTCATCCGGATCGACTCCACCGGCCTCGTGACGGTCATCGTCAACGGCGGAGCGGCCGGCAACAGCCTGGAGACGACCGTCATCCAGCTGACCGCCGACGCTCTCGGCGTCGACTTCGACCAGGTCGTGACCATCCAGGGCGACACCGCCGTGACCCCGTTCGGCGCGGGCACCGCCGGCAGCCGCAGTGGCTCGGCGATGGCCGGCGCGGTCGCCGCGACGGCCACGGTCCTGCGGGCGAAGCTCACGGCGCTCGCGGCCGAGCGGCTCGGCGTCCCGCGGGACGCCATCACGCTGGCCGACGGCCGCGCGAGCGCCGGCGAGGCGTCCGTCAGCTACGGCGAACTCGCGTCGCCGGACGGCGTGGAGGCGACGGCCACCCACACCCAGACGGCGCCGATGCTGTGGTCGAACGCGACCCACGTCTGCACCTGCGAGGTCGACATCGCCACCGGCAAGGTGACGCTGCTGCGCTACGTGGTCGGCGAGGACGTCGGCCCGATGATCAACCCGAACGTGGTCGAGGGCCAGATCGCCGGCGGGACGGTCCAGGGGATCGGCGGCGCCCTGCTGGAGCACATGGTCTACGACGCCGACGGCAACCCGATGGCGAGCACCTTCGTCGACTACCTGCTGCCGACGTCCACCGAGGTCCCGCACATCGAGTACGGGCACATGGAGACGCCGGCACCGGGCCCCGGCGGCCACAAGGGAGCCGGGGAGGGCGGCGCGATCGGTGCCCCACCAGCCGTCATCAACGCGGTGGCCGACGCGCTGGCGCCCCTCGGCGTGAAGATCACCGAACTGCCGCTGAGCCCGTCCGCGCTGGTGGAACTGCTCGTCGCGGCCGGCCACTAG
- a CDS encoding TetR/AcrR family transcriptional regulator produces the protein MAGRAADPEAGREARGTMTTPRRMGAPDSKTRAALLDVTATIMIEEGYAAATSRRVAAKAGVKPALVHYYFRTMDDLFLALFRKGAEGNLKRYEQALAAENPLRALWELASEPEGNVLLSEFQALANHRKAIRTEIADYAERFRALQVKAITDRLAETGADPVAVPPAVLTLVMTGIARLLISEDVLGIATGHEETLALIEHYLSAFDAPAKPDQQDRS, from the coding sequence GTGGCTGGCCGGGCGGCCGACCCGGAAGCCGGCCGCGAGGCGCGCGGCACGATGACGACTCCCCGGCGGATGGGCGCTCCCGACTCGAAGACCCGGGCCGCACTGCTCGACGTGACGGCGACGATCATGATCGAGGAAGGCTACGCGGCCGCGACCTCGCGACGCGTAGCGGCCAAGGCCGGCGTGAAGCCCGCGCTCGTCCACTACTACTTCCGAACCATGGACGACCTTTTCCTGGCGCTGTTCCGGAAGGGCGCCGAGGGGAACCTGAAGCGCTACGAGCAGGCGCTCGCCGCCGAGAACCCGCTGCGGGCCCTGTGGGAGCTGGCCAGCGAGCCCGAGGGCAACGTCCTGCTGTCCGAGTTCCAGGCGCTGGCCAACCACCGCAAGGCGATCCGCACCGAGATCGCGGACTACGCGGAACGCTTCCGCGCCCTGCAGGTCAAGGCGATCACCGACCGGCTGGCCGAGACCGGCGCGGACCCGGTGGCGGTCCCCCCGGCCGTGCTCACGCTGGTCATGACCGGCATCGCCCGGCTCCTCATCTCCGAGGACGTCCTCGGGATCGCCACCGGCCACGAGGAGACGCTGGCGCTCATCGAGCACTACCTCAGCGCCTTCGACGCCCCCGCGAAGCCGGACCAGCAGGACCGCTCCTGA
- a CDS encoding FadR/GntR family transcriptional regulator, with product MTASAAGPRRATAADTFRPPRKMAHVLAADLRRQILRGALTVDQQLPPEAELMVAFDVSRDTLREALRILEAQSLLDVRRGRGGGAVVRRPGLASAGRYVALLLQLRGTTLADLEEARAVLEPPAATRLVAGLGGEALDRLVALHDAARASVGDPLGFATAVTIFDQAVIELSGNRSVAVIAGILRVIYAGQVFLAIEASDRASAELIARRVVDAHEEFLAAARRRDPVAAGDAWTGYVLGTAGLLVPPGRGGERIDVVPLWRARAGQAVARADAAGVGDGSPRRVAAIVASEIRARIAEGRLAEGDRLSSLADLAVEFGISRPTLREALRILEMESLLEVRAGDRAGPRIWHPSTQVAAQLAGTVLEARQVTLADHFHAVRLVEPAMMKLAATRIDRSSLAELARLAALLTAVVDDTAMFSETWRRASAVAFGATGNPALGVVAEILQWVRAGTRPAVNVDTDESWTAARARLVALFNELVNALVAGDPARAGDRWAALLDVNLPFVESHDFAHRLIVDLID from the coding sequence ATGACGGCATCGGCGGCGGGGCCGAGGCGGGCCACCGCCGCCGACACCTTCCGGCCACCACGCAAGATGGCGCATGTGCTGGCGGCCGATCTGCGCCGCCAGATCCTGCGCGGCGCCCTCACCGTCGACCAGCAGCTGCCACCCGAGGCCGAGCTGATGGTCGCCTTCGACGTCTCCCGGGACACGCTGCGCGAGGCGCTGCGCATCCTGGAGGCGCAGTCGCTGCTCGACGTCCGGCGCGGCCGGGGCGGCGGGGCGGTGGTCCGCCGCCCCGGGCTCGCGTCCGCCGGGCGGTACGTCGCCCTCCTGCTGCAGCTGCGCGGCACGACGCTCGCGGACCTGGAGGAGGCCCGGGCGGTGCTGGAGCCGCCGGCGGCGACCCGGCTGGTCGCCGGTCTCGGCGGCGAGGCACTCGACCGTCTCGTCGCGCTGCACGACGCCGCGCGGGCGAGTGTCGGCGACCCGCTCGGGTTCGCCACCGCGGTAACGATCTTCGATCAGGCCGTCATCGAGCTGTCCGGGAACCGGTCCGTCGCGGTGATCGCCGGCATCCTCCGGGTGATCTACGCCGGTCAGGTGTTCCTGGCGATCGAGGCGTCCGACCGGGCATCCGCCGAGCTGATCGCCCGCCGCGTCGTCGACGCGCACGAGGAGTTTCTGGCCGCGGCCCGCCGCCGCGACCCCGTCGCCGCGGGCGACGCCTGGACCGGCTATGTGCTCGGCACCGCTGGCCTGCTGGTTCCCCCGGGCCGCGGCGGCGAGCGGATCGACGTCGTGCCGCTGTGGCGGGCCCGGGCCGGGCAGGCCGTCGCCAGGGCCGACGCCGCCGGAGTGGGGGATGGCTCGCCGAGGCGCGTCGCGGCCATCGTCGCGAGCGAGATCCGCGCCCGCATCGCCGAGGGGCGGCTCGCCGAAGGCGACCGGCTCTCCTCGCTCGCGGACCTCGCCGTCGAGTTCGGCATCTCCCGGCCGACCCTGCGTGAGGCGCTGCGAATCCTGGAAATGGAGTCCCTGTTGGAGGTGCGGGCCGGTGACCGGGCCGGCCCGCGGATCTGGCATCCCTCCACCCAGGTCGCCGCGCAGCTCGCGGGCACGGTGCTCGAAGCCCGTCAGGTGACGTTGGCCGACCATTTCCACGCCGTCCGCCTGGTCGAACCGGCGATGATGAAGCTGGCCGCCACCCGGATCGACCGGTCGTCGCTGGCCGAGCTGGCCCGGCTCGCGGCCCTGCTGACGGCCGTCGTCGACGACACCGCGATGTTCTCCGAGACCTGGCGGCGCGCCTCGGCGGTGGCCTTCGGCGCGACCGGCAATCCGGCGCTGGGCGTCGTCGCCGAGATTCTGCAGTGGGTCCGGGCCGGCACCCGTCCGGCGGTGAACGTCGACACCGACGAGTCCTGGACCGCGGCCCGGGCCCGCCTCGTCGCCCTGTTCAACGAGCTGGTGAACGCGCTCGTCGCCGGTGACCCCGCCCGGGCCGGCGACCGCTGGGCCGCCCTCCTGGACGTGAACCTGCCCTTCGTGGAGTCCCACGACTTCGCCCACCGGCTCATCGTCGACCTCATCGACTGA
- a CDS encoding enoyl-CoA hydratase/isomerase family protein has product MANELGADGLRFERDGALGWLTIDRPHARNAFTPAMYFGIKKAVHLVNADEELAALIITGAGDVFAPGGDLAGRSDPGDEQPPNIGAHMLPFLTIRDSTAPVIAAVNGICQAGGLLIAMMADICVASDRATFRVPELLRGIPDATYAAVLPAHVGIAVARDLLLSARKFDAAEAQRLGLITRVVPHEQLRDAAVQAAREVLQTPPMARMHVKRMLNERYGFIDYQTMFWSLENSPEPREGMRAFMEKRAPEWVPAEFAGGGPL; this is encoded by the coding sequence GTGGCAAACGAGCTCGGCGCGGATGGCCTGCGCTTCGAACGGGACGGCGCCCTCGGCTGGTTGACCATCGACCGGCCGCACGCGCGCAACGCCTTCACCCCGGCCATGTACTTCGGCATCAAGAAGGCGGTGCACCTGGTCAACGCCGACGAGGAGCTGGCGGCGCTCATCATCACCGGCGCCGGCGACGTCTTCGCGCCCGGCGGCGACCTCGCCGGGCGCAGCGACCCCGGCGACGAGCAGCCGCCGAACATCGGCGCCCACATGCTGCCGTTCCTGACCATCCGGGACAGCACCGCGCCGGTCATCGCCGCCGTGAACGGCATCTGCCAGGCCGGCGGGCTGCTGATCGCGATGATGGCCGACATCTGCGTGGCCAGCGACCGGGCGACCTTCCGGGTGCCGGAGCTGCTGCGCGGCATCCCGGACGCCACCTACGCGGCGGTGCTGCCCGCCCACGTCGGCATCGCGGTCGCCCGCGACCTGCTGCTCTCGGCGCGCAAGTTCGACGCGGCCGAGGCCCAGCGGCTCGGCCTCATCACCCGGGTTGTTCCGCACGAGCAGCTGCGCGACGCGGCCGTCCAGGCGGCGCGGGAGGTCCTGCAGACTCCGCCGATGGCCCGGATGCACGTGAAGCGGATGCTCAACGAGCGTTACGGCTTCATCGACTACCAGACGATGTTCTGGTCGCTGGAGAACTCGCCGGAGCCTCGCGAGGGCATGCGCGCGTTCATGGAGAAGCGCGCCCCGGAGTGGGTGCCGGCCGAGTTCGCCGGCGGCGGGCCCCTGTGA